The Sphingobium sp. TKS genomic interval GACTGGTTGACGGTAAGTTGGCCAGATGAGCCGATGGCGATGGTGCCGCCCGTTCCGCTGAGGCTCGAGACTTCCTGATGCTGATCGCCCAGTTCGAACGACCCGCCGGTCATGACGAGATTCGTGGCCGGATCGAGTACGGAGTTAAGTGCGATCCGCCCTGCCTCAACGACCGTCGAGCCTGTGTAGCTATATTCTCCTGACAGCGTCAGGAGACCATCGCCGCGCTTGATCAGCGATCCTGCACCTGAGAGGGCGCCCTCATAGTCATAATCGTCCGAGCGTGCGAAGATGAGCCTGCCGTCATTGCGTGTCGCGCCAAGCAAATCGCCAGCGGCTGCGCCGTCGCCGACCTGGAGCGTCGCGCCTGCCAGTATCTGGCTGCTGCCTCCAAGCGAACCGGTCAGAAGCAGCGTGCCCTCTTCGATGGACGTCGTGCCATCATAGGCATGGCCATCCCCTGAGTAGGTGAGCGTGCCTGCTCCGGCTTTGACGAACGATCCGGAACCGGAAAGATCATTGGCGAGCGTCCCGTCGCTTTCCTGCGCCAGGACCAGACGAGCCTCATTGACGATCGCGCCGCTGCCAAAGCTGCCTCCTGTGCCGACGACCGTGCCTTCGCCGATGGTCGTGCCGCCGGTGAAATCATTGGAGGATGCCAGGAGCAGCGTTCCAGCGCCGGTCTTCGTCAATCCACCGCTGCCGGTCAGCTGAGCGTCGATGCGGGCGACCATGGTCTCGTCCGTAGCCGTACCGGCCCCGACCCTCACCACGGTTGCAGCCTCGCCCAGGGTCAGCGCATCGCCTTGCAGCAGATAGCCGTCGGATGCGAACTGCATGCCGGCGGTCACGACCGCTCCTTGGATGTTATCGACGGTGACCGTGCCGGCTGCGCCGCCAAAGATGGCGAAGCCCGGCTGCGGCTGCATCGACTTGCTCACGAGGCCGTCTGCGTCGGTCCAGCTTGCATGTTCGAGCGACCAGATGCCGTCGCCGCCATCGATCTGGCCGTTGCTCAGATGATCGACCGCGCTGCCGTCCCAGAAGTTGAGCGTGAGACCTGCCGCGTTCACGAGGTTGACCTGGCCGAGGACTGCGGTCTGAAGTTGATAATGGCTCGACAGACCTTCGGGAACCGACCCAATCTCAAGGCCATTGTCCACGAGCGCGCCGCCATAGTCGAAGAGGCGGGTGACCCCTGGCATGAAGTCGAGAGCCCTGGTCATGTTGAGCGTGCCGTCGAGCGTGAGGTCCCCGGCAACATCGAAGGCCGCGACCTGGGTTGGCGCACCGATCTCGAGATCGACGATCGAGCCCGCCGAAAGGGCAAGGGCACCCAGATTGAGCGTTTGGCCAGCACGACCGGCAAGATGTCCGCCATCGGCGATCGTGACAGTCCCTGCGAGCGTACCGGTGCCTGAGAGTGTCGCCCCATCCGCGACGGTGGCCCCTGTCGCGATCGAACCGTCGACCTTGAGGCTGCCGCTGCTGACGAGTGTCGTGCCCGAATAGTCGTTGACGCCCTCAAGGGTAAGGGTTCCCGTCCCGATCTTGACGAGCGAACCGCCCTCGCCGGAAATGGCGCCTGAGAGGAGATTGTCGGCGTTGAGGCCACCTAGCGTCAGGGTCTTGTCAGCAAGATTTACCGCGCCCGCGCCATCGAGCGATCCGATGGCAAGTCCTCCGGTGGTGAGATTGGCAAGGGAGAGGGTGCCCCCGCCATGCGTGATCGTGGCTTCATCGGCGCTCGACGCATCGGCAAAGATGATCGTCCCTGCAACATTGTTGATCGAGGCCTGCCCTGCCGAAGAGGTGTTGCGGAAGATGAGGCGGCCACCATCGTTGGTGAGACTGGCCGACCCGGCGGTTGCGGCGTCGAAGAACCAGACCTCGCTCCCCGCGCCGCTGTTGCTGATGTTTGCCGTTCCAGCCGAGGACGTGTCGAAGAAGTTGGTGTCGCCGCCATTGCTGTTGACGATCAGCGCGTCGCCGCCGCTCGCATCGTTCCAGAAACTGGTCTGGCCGCGATTGGCGATCTGGGCGTTTGCAGCAGAAGCTGTGTCGGCGAACTCGACCGTTCCGTCATTTGCGATGCCGAGCGATCCAGCCGTAGCGCCCACTTCAAAGCTCAGTAGGCCCGAGAGGACATTCACATTGCCGGTGCCAAGCGCGCCAGTCGTTCTCGTGACGATACCGCCGCCGTTGAGCGTCGTGCCTCCATGATAGCTGTTGGCGCCTGTGAGCGCGAGTGTGCCGGATCCGGTCTTGGTCAATGTTCCAAGGCCGCTGATATCCTGGGCAAGGGTGCCGTTGTCGTCCTGATCGATAACGAGGGCGCCGGCGGTGAGAATGTCTCCGCTGCCCAAACTGCCGCTCGATCCCACAAGGGTACCGGCATAGATGACGGTGCCGCCCTCATAGCTGTTGTCACCGGTCAGCGTCAGGGTGCCAAGGTCGGTTTTCGCCAGAGTGCCATTGCCCTGGATGGTGGATCCGATCACAGCGCCATAGGCGGCACCCTCCGCGGTGCCGTCGCCAACGCGGATGGTGTTGCCAGCACCGATGTCGAGGATGCCGCCTGCCAGATCATATCCATCGACGGCAAACTGGATGCCGTTTGTCGCGATCGTTCCGTCGACCGTGACATGACCGGCTGCGCCCTGGAAGACAGCCATCGCATTGGTGGCTCTGGTGAGAGTGACGGCGCCGTCCATGTCGGTCCAGCTATGCGCTGACGCCGACCAGAGGCCATCGCCTCCATCGACAATGCCATTGTTGAGATTGGCAGCGGCGCTGCCGTCCCAGAAATTGAGCGTTAGACCCTGTGCGCTGACAAGGTTGACCTGGCCTGCAACAGCCGTCTGGATGCCAAGGTCACCAAGCGCCATGGACGAAGGGTAGGAACTGATGCCGAGCGGCGTATTGTTGTACAGCGCGCCGCCATATTCGATGACGCGATAGACGCCAGCATCAAGGGCAGTCCCGCCCGCTGAGATGACGTTGAGCGTGGCACCATTGAGACGAAGATCGCCATTGACGCGAAGCAGACCGGTTTCGCTTGGCGAGGCAAGATTAGCGTCGATCATCGATCCTGCGCCAAGCGTCAGGTCGTTCATTGTGAGGGTTTGGCCCGAAGTCCCCAGGATCCCGCCACCGCTGTTGACGAAAACGTCCCCGGCGATCGTTCCCGCCCCGCCCAGGCTCGCACCATCATCGACCCCTACATAGCCAGAGGCCAGTGCTCCGTTGACGGTGAGGCGGCCGCCCTCGACGAAGGTCGGACCTGTGTAGGATTGGTCGCTGGCAAGGGTCATCGCCCCCGCGCCCGTCTTCACGAGCGTACCAGTTCCCTGGATATTGCCGGAGAAAATCGTCGATCGGCCATTACCGCCGGTGATCAGCTCGCGCGTGCCAAGATCAACGAGGCCGGCGCCAGCGAGCGAGCCGATCGTTTCGCCATTGCCATAATAGTCGCTCGAAAGCAGCATCCCGGCGCCGGAAGCCACCGTGACGCCCGAGAGGTCGCTGATCGCGTTGGGGCCGTGGAGAACCATCTGCCCGGCCGAGACGGTCGTGTCACCCTCATAGGAGTTGCCTGGCTCGCTGGGCGCGAAGCCATAGGCGACAGGCGACCAGAGATGCAGGGTGCCTGCGCCTGTCTTTTCAAATCCTCCTGTTCCCAAGAGCGCGCCATTCTGGTTGACGGTGAGGCCCGAGCCGACGTTCAGCTTCGCATTGCCGTCAAGAACCAGGCGGACCTCATCGCCAAAGTCGCCGCTCACGAGATAGTCGAGTGTCGTGCCGCCTGCCATGACGAGACCGCCCGATCCCAGCGCTCCGCTATGGCCGAGGCCCAGCGTGCCGGAGAGGAGCGTCGTGCCACCGGAATAGGTGTTGGCGCCGCTCAAGGTCAAAGCGCCGGAACCGGTCTTGACGAGCGAGCCGCCCGAACCGGATATGACGCCCGAAATCACATCATCCTGGTTGAGCCCGCCCAGGGTCAGGGACTTGCTTCCAAGAACGACGCTGCCTTCGCCCGATACGCTGCCGATGCTGGTGCCGGCGCTGGCGAGGTCATCAATGAAGAGCTGGCCGGTAGCGGCATTGACGATACGGGCCTGCGCGCCGGTGGCTTCGCCCTCAAAGCTGAAATCGCCGTCGTTGGAAACGCGAATATGACCAGCTTCCGCGACGCCGCCGACACGAGCGCCAGCGCCCGCATGCACATCGACTGTTCCCGCGCCAAAGGCGCCGGTGACGCTTGTGGTGAGGATGCCTGCCTCAACGACCATTCCGCCCGAAAAGCCATTCTCTGCCGTCAGGTCGACGGTTCCCAGGCCGCGCTTTACGAAGGTGCCCGTGCCCCGGATCTGATTGGCGAAAATTGTGTCAGAGCCCTCGTCAAGGATGAGGCGGGTGTCATCTGCGGTGACAATGAATCCGTTCGCAAAGCTGTCGGCATCGCCGATCAGCGAACCCTCATTGAGCCACGTATTGCCAAGATAGCTGTTGGTCCCGCGAAGAGTGAGCGAACCTGCACCATTTTTCTGAAGGCTGACAGTGGCGCCGCTTGAAATGTCGCCCGAGAGGATGACGTCATGATCTCCCACGTCGAGCCGCGACGTGTTGGTGGCAAGATAAATGTCCCGGGTGAAGTCGGTGTCGGCCGCGAAGCGCAGCGTCGCGGTTGGCGTGGAACCACCTCCGATCTCCACCGCTCCGGTGCCGAGGGCGCCTTCGGACGCGATCTCAAGGACGCCGCCGCGGATGAACGTACCGCCTGTATAGCTGTTGCTGCCCGTGAGGCTGCTCGTCCCGCCATAGACGTTGAGGGAGCCCGCTCCCGCGATCGTCGATGACAGCACATAGGCGTCATCGGTATGATTGAGAACGATCCGGTCGAAGCTGCTCCCAAGGACAATCGCGCTGGCCTTAACAAGGCCCGCCGCCTGGGCAGCCTCGTCGCTCATGGCTCCTATCGCCAGGGTGCCGACAGACCCTGGGCGAAGGCCAACCGACAAAATGCCTGCGCCGCTTATACCGGCCGCCTCGACATCCACGACGCCGCCGTCCGCCACGACCAGCGTGCCGACGCCGCCATGACCGACGCTCGCTGCCGTGCGCGCCACCAGCGAGGAGTCTGCGCCGCTCACCTGCACAATGCCGCTGCCGTTGAAATTATCGTCGCCACCGATCAGGAGCTGGTCTGTTGCAAGGGCGGCCCCGTCCAGCACATTCACGAAATTGCCCGAGCCCTGGCCCGCGCCGACCTGGCCAACGACGAGCGAACCATTATTCTGCCAGGTGGAACCTGCCCCGCTCAGCGTGACGACGCCCTTGCCTGAGCCGAAAGTGGCGATATTGGCGCCCTGGGTATAAAGCGCGCCGCCATCCTCGATATCCACATAGGCAGCGCCAAGCTGACCGATGGTGAGCGGGCCGCTACCGGGGACGGAGGACCATTGCGATCCGGCGCCTTCGATGGTGACATGGCCGACCGATCCACCGAGTCCGCCGATCACGCCCGCGCGGCTTGAAACCTGGCCGCCGCCGCTGATCTGCAAGGTTCCCTGCGCGGCGTCGCCCACGTTGAGGAGCCCGTTGCTTGCCCAGCTGGCCGCGCTCCCGCTGACTTTAACGATCGGATTGAGCTCGCCATCAATTTTTCCGCTGTTGCTGGAGAGATCTGCGCTCACCAGGAGGCTGCCCTCGGTGACTGACAAGGACCGCACGCTGTTGCCGCCCGCCAGCGTCAGCTGACCCGCACCGCTCTTGGTGACATCGCCAAATCCCGTAATCTGTCCGGCGAAGATCCCGTCACTGGCCTGATCGAACTCGAGATGACCAGGGTAATTCAATGAAATCGATCCTGTCAGACTGTCGCTGTCGCCGATCAGCCTGCCCCCGGTGATTGTAGTCCCTCCCGTATAACTATTGAGCCCGAGAAGCCTCGTCGTGCCAGCCAGCTGCTGGATGCTGCCGCTGCCGAGGATATTGGCGGCGAACTGATAATCTGCGTCGGTGTGATTGAAGAGGATTGCGCCCTCACCGGCGCCGAAGACGACGTTTTGCGCGTTGAGCGAGCCTGCGGCAGCCGCAGCGCCGTTTCCGCCGATGCGAAGTTCAGCTGCAGAACCGGATTGCGATGCAATTCTGAGCGTTCCAGAACCTCCCACGACATTGACAGTGCCGCCATCGGAGATGTTGAGCACGCCTGTGCCCCGGTCTCCCAGGATCATGGCTGCGCTTGTCGTCGA includes:
- a CDS encoding autotransporter-associated beta strand repeat-containing protein, with protein sequence MKIGALQTVSSAALAIALAVSPAQAQVTTWLGGTVGAEQDWSTGTNWSGGVPASGSDARIDGAASPSVSLSAGAGQANILRIGTGANGLLQISNGASLETNTGMMGSNAGSSGVASITGAGTNWTSEWLFLGLQGAGTLDVSDGAHAESAILALGANPTGSGFLTISGGGSVATNSAVIGDQGIGNVIVNGGALTAAALSVGNYAGATGNVILVGPGSSLTSSSATMVVGGSGSGYVNVWNGASVLSSGTLNIGTYAGSHGEVVVSGAGSSIDAASTTSAAMILGDRGTGVLNISDGGTVNVVGGSGTLRIASQSGSAAELRIGGNGAAAAAGSLNAQNVVFGAGEGAILFNHTDADYQFAANILGSGSIQQLAGTTRLLGLNSYTGGTTITGGRLIGDSDSLTGSISLNYPGHLEFDQASDGIFAGQITGFGDVTKSGAGQLTLAGGNSVRSLSVTEGSLLVSADLSSNSGKIDGELNPIVKVSGSAASWASNGLLNVGDAAQGTLQISGGGQVSSRAGVIGGLGGSVGHVTIEGAGSQWSSVPGSGPLTIGQLGAAYVDIEDGGALYTQGANIATFGSGKGVVTLSGAGSTWQNNGSLVVGQVGAGQGSGNFVNVLDGAALATDQLLIGGDDNFNGSGIVQVSGADSSLVARTAASVGHGGVGTLVVADGGVVDVEAAGISGAGILSVGLRPGSVGTLAIGAMSDEAAQAAGLVKASAIVLGSSFDRIVLNHTDDAYVLSSTIAGAGSLNVYGGTSSLTGSNSYTGGTFIRGGVLEIASEGALGTGAVEIGGGSTPTATLRFAADTDFTRDIYLATNTSRLDVGDHDVILSGDISSGATVSLQKNGAGSLTLRGTNSYLGNTWLNEGSLIGDADSFANGFIVTADDTRLILDEGSDTIFANQIRGTGTFVKRGLGTVDLTAENGFSGGMVVEAGILTTSVTGAFGAGTVDVHAGAGARVGGVAEAGHIRVSNDGDFSFEGEATGAQARIVNAATGQLFIDDLASAGTSIGSVSGEGSVVLGSKSLTLGGLNQDDVISGVISGSGGSLVKTGSGALTLSGANTYSGGTTLLSGTLGLGHSGALGSGGLVMAGGTTLDYLVSGDFGDEVRLVLDGNAKLNVGSGLTVNQNGALLGTGGFEKTGAGTLHLWSPVAYGFAPSEPGNSYEGDTTVSAGQMVLHGPNAISDLSGVTVASGAGMLLSSDYYGNGETIGSLAGAGLVDLGTRELITGGNGRSTIFSGNIQGTGTLVKTGAGAMTLASDQSYTGPTFVEGGRLTVNGALASGYVGVDDGASLGGAGTIAGDVFVNSGGGILGTSGQTLTMNDLTLGAGSMIDANLASPSETGLLRVNGDLRLNGATLNVISAGGTALDAGVYRVIEYGGALYNNTPLGISSYPSSMALGDLGIQTAVAGQVNLVSAQGLTLNFWDGSAAANLNNGIVDGGDGLWSASAHSWTDMDGAVTLTRATNAMAVFQGAAGHVTVDGTIATNGIQFAVDGYDLAGGILDIGAGNTIRVGDGTAEGAAYGAVIGSTIQGNGTLAKTDLGTLTLTGDNSYEGGTVIYAGTLVGSSGSLGSGDILTAGALVIDQDDNGTLAQDISGLGTLTKTGSGTLALTGANSYHGGTTLNGGGIVTRTTGALGTGNVNVLSGLLSFEVGATAGSLGIANDGTVEFADTASAANAQIANRGQTSFWNDASGGDALIVNSNGGDTNFFDTSSAGTANISNSGAGSEVWFFDAATAGSASLTNDGGRLIFRNTSSAGQASINNVAGTIIFADASSADEATITHGGGTLSLANLTTGGLAIGSLDGAGAVNLADKTLTLGGLNADNLLSGAISGEGGSLVKIGTGTLTLEGVNDYSGTTLVSSGSLKVDGSIATGATVADGATLSGTGTLAGTVTIADGGHLAGRAGQTLNLGALALSAGSIVDLEIGAPTQVAAFDVAGDLTLDGTLNMTRALDFMPGVTRLFDYGGALVDNGLEIGSVPEGLSSHYQLQTAVLGQVNLVNAAGLTLNFWDGSAVDHLSNGQIDGGDGIWSLEHASWTDADGLVSKSMQPQPGFAIFGGAAGTVTVDNIQGAVVTAGMQFASDGYLLQGDALTLGEAATVVRVGAGTATDETMVARIDAQLTGSGGLTKTGAGTLLLASSNDFTGGTTIGEGTVVGTGGSFGSGAIVNEARLVLAQESDGTLANDLSGSGSFVKAGAGTLTYSGDGHAYDGTTSIEEGTLLLTGSLGGSSQILAGATLQVGDGAAAGDLLGATRNDGRLIFARSDDYDYEGALSGAGSLIKRGDGLLTLSGEYSYTGSTVVEAGRIALNSVLDPATNLVMTGGSFELGDQHQEVSSLSGTGGTIAIGSSGQLTVNQSVNSEFAGGFTGSGTFVKTGDGRLNLTGNSQTFTGSTLVQGGRLAVNGALGGLVGVSGTGSIGGNGTIGGLVVQNGGTAAPGNSIGLLHVAGNVTFEAGSIFEVEASPDLGTDGFGIADRIEVAGTAAIEGGTVQVVAEGSNYAPETTYKILSANGGVTGTFEGSADNYAYLDSWLSYDQNNVFLSLMRNDIDFAAAVSTPNQKSTASAVEALGFTNEIYRAAIRLSETEAGNAFDQLSGEIHMSATTALYEDSRQSRSAVLARMSNAHQSGVGFWMQNISNWGKSDGNRNSASVDRDTTGALLGVDIAAGDHWTLGVAGGWTQTDLRSSAGSGKIESANFLGYAGAQYGRARIKMGLGYSTADLDLRRQISFTGFQDSASARHDGDVYQAFGEIGYALPLSRGEFEPFANLTTVKVKTDAFSESGGPASLAVDKRSDTFTSSTIGARLATPATGLVAAKAMLGWRHVYGDTVAVGRNQFAGGLPFAVSGAPISRDAGLFDAEAMLRLTPAITLSATYNGMIGTTSVDHSVAGRISFRF